TACCGCTTCGGGTCAGCAAGGAGCGTGCCATTCGCACGGCTGTCTCACGGCGCGATCGTCTGCATCGCGAAGTTTTGTGCGATCGCCCGCCTGGCGCGGTATTCGCTCAAATGCGCGAGCGCGGCAAGCGTTCCGGTGCGCGTGTCACATCGATATTCCACGGCGTGATGAACCGGGTGAAGCGATCGTGCTTGCGAACTGCTGCTCAGGAAGCAGCGCATCGCACGCCATGACATCGAATTCGACGTTCATGCGTCGCAGCAACCCCGCTCACCCGCACCATTGCAGGTTCCGCAGCAATCGCGCTTTGGTTATCAGAAATCGATGCTTTTCGCGCGTGGCGAAACGTTGAACACTCTGCTGACCACGCAGCAGCCGGACTCACTGCGCCCGTCGGCACGGGCCTGCTTCACCCGCTTCACCCGGCCATTCAACGGTTAATCGCCATGACTTCCATTTCCGCATCGCCGCGCCCGCTCAACCTTCGTGTCGTCACCACCGCTCGCAACGAGTCGCACGCGCACGATCCGTCCGGCCTGCCCGCTGCGGAACGCACCGCCTCGGTCCTGACGTTGCCCGGACGCCCCGCACAGGCCCGCGCGCGGGCGCAGGTGTTTGCCGATCCGCGTTCGCTCGCACTGCTCGAACAGGTACGCCGTGTCGCACCAAGCGACGCGAACGTGCTGATCGTCGGCGAGACGGGCACCGGCAAGGAACTGATCGCGCGCCACGTGCACGATCTCGGCGATCGTCGCGACGGGCCGTTCGTCGCGGTGAACTGCGGCGCGTTCTCCGACACGCTCGTCGACAGCGAACTGTTCGGCCACGAGAAAGGCGCGTTTACGGGCGCCGTCAGCGCGAAGCCCGGCTGGTTCGAAGCCGCGCATGGCGGCACGCTGTTTCTCGACGAGATCGGCGACCTGCCGCTGTCGATGCAGGTCAAGCTGCTGCGCGTACTGCAGGAGCGCGAGGTCGTGCGGCTCGGTTCGCGCACGGGCATTCCGGTCGACGTGCGCGTGGTCGCGG
This genomic interval from Burkholderia cepacia contains the following:
- a CDS encoding sigma-54 interaction domain-containing protein; this encodes MTSISASPRPLNLRVVTTARNESHAHDPSGLPAAERTASVLTLPGRPAQARARAQVFADPRSLALLEQVRRVAPSDANVLIVGETGTGKELIARHVHDLGDRRDGPFVAVNCGAFSDTLVDSELFGHEKGAFTGAVSAKPGWFEAAHGGTLFLDEIGDLPLSMQVKLLRVLQEREVVRLGSRTGIPVDVRVVAATNVDLQQAVAAGHFRGDLYYRLNVVQLAVPPLRERPGDILPLARHFFDGYRARLGDGPRSIDPRAERRLLSHHWSGNIRELENVIHHALLVSRHDVLRDTDLHLAPPCAPTAVVDAPEPSAHAQAAFEHALRDLFDDGHGNLFEHIEDTVMRVAFDFSHRNQIRAAQLLGISRNVLRARLIRAKVIAALK